One part of the Ochotona princeps isolate mOchPri1 chromosome 18, mOchPri1.hap1, whole genome shotgun sequence genome encodes these proteins:
- the ST8SIA5 gene encoding alpha-2,8-sialyltransferase 8E isoform X2: MFRRVSGPWLSLNTEPLVLAHLLWGPCPTGWLPTGVASLEEPTGRACGEILARQGPVRYFEFYEGPFEYNSTRCLELRHEILEVKVLSMVKQSELFDRWKSLQMCKWAMNISEANQFKSTLSRCCNAPAFLFTTQKNTPLGTKLKYEVDTSGIYHINQEIFRMFPKDMPYYRSQFKKCAVVGNGGILKNSRCGREINSADFVFRCNLPPISEKYTMDVGVKTDVVTVNPSIITERFHKLEKWRRPFYRVLQVYENASVLLPAFYNTRNTDVSIRVKYVLDDFESPQAVYYFHPQYLLNVSRYWLSLGVRAKRISTGLILATAALELCEEVHLFGFWAFPMNPSGLYITHHYYDNVKPRPGFHAMPSEIFNFLHLHSRGILRVHTGTCSCC, from the exons ATGTTCAGAAGGGTGAGTGGTCCATGGTTGTCTTTGAACACTGAGCCTTTGGTGCTGGCCCATTTGCTGTGGGGCCCATGCCCCACAGGCTGGCTTCCCACAGGGGTGGCCTCCCTAGAAGAACCGACTGGAAGAGCTTGTGGAGAGATTCTGGCCAGGCAGGGGCCAGTCAG GTATTTTGAGTTTTACGAGGGGCCTTTTGAGTATAATTCCACaagatgcctggagctgaggcatGAGATCCTGGAGGTGAAGGTGCTGTCCAT GGTGAAGCAGTCGGAGCTATTCGACAGGTGGAAGAGTCTGCAGATGTGCAAGTGGGCCATGAACATCTCAGAAGCCAACCAGTTCAA GTCCACGCTGTCCAGGTGCTGCAATGCCCCTGCCTTCCTCTTTACCACCCAGAAGAACACTCCCCTGGGGACGAAGCTCAAGTACGAGGTGGACACCAGCGGCATCTACCACATCAACCAGGAGATCTTCCGGATGTTCCCCAAG GACATGCCTTACTACCGGTCCCAATTTAAGAAGTGTGCAGTGGTGGGCAATGGAGGCATCCTGAAGAACAGCCGCTGCGGCAGGGAGATCAACAGTGCAGACTTTGTCTTCCG GTGCAACCTGCCCCCCATCTCAGAGAAGTACACCATGGACGTGGGGGTGAAGACAGATGTGGTGACCGTGAACCCCAGCATCATCACAGAGCG GTTCCACAAGCTGGAGAAGTGGCGCCGGCCCTTCTACCGCGTGCTGCAGGTATATGAGAACGCTTCGGTGCTGCTGCCCGCCTTCTACAACACGCGCAACACTGACGTGTCCATCCGCGTCAAGTACGTACTGGACGACTTCGAGTCGCCACAGGCCGTCTACTACTTCCATCCTCAGTACCTGCTCAACGTGTCGCGctactggctcagcctgggcgTGCGCGCTAAGCGCATCAGCACAGGCCTCATCCTGGCTACCGCGGCGCTCGAGCTGTGTGAGGAGGTGCACCTGTTCGGCTTCTGGGCCTTCCCCATGAACCCATCAGGCCTGTACATCACCCACCACTACTACGACAACGTCAAGCCCCGGCCTGGCTTCCATGCCATGCCCTCTGAGATCTTCAACTTCCTGCACCTGCACAGTCGCGGCATCCTCCGTGTACATACgggcacctgcagctgctgctga